The genomic DNA GGTCCCGTGGTGTAGCGGTTAACATGCCTGCCTGTCACGCAGGAGATCGCGGGTTCGATTCCCGTCGGGACCGCCATATTGAACCATCAAAATTACGCGATTTCATTTTTGTATCTTCCTATTTTCCCCTTTTTGCTCATGATAACAGAATCATGTAAAATAAACATAAAACGATAAAATCCTTAGGATGTTAATGATCCTAAGGTTTTTTTATACATACAAAGAAATCGAGGAGATTCTAATGAAACAATACGAAATAATCTCTCATAGCCTAGAGGAAACAAAATCATTAGCAAAGACGTTAGCTACATATTTAAAACCTGGAGACGTTCTTACGTTAGAAGGGGACTTAGGAGCTGGAAAAACGACATTTACGAAAGGACTAGCGGAAGGACTGGGAATCACGAAGACTGTTAATAGTCCTACATTTACCATCATTAAAGAATACCATGGAAATCTTCCGCTTTATCATATGGATGTTTATCGATTAGAAGATACGTTTGAAGACTTAGGATTTGATGAGTATTTTGAAGGAGACGGTGTCACAGTTGTCGAATGGGCTCATTTAATTGAAGAGCAATTACCTGACAACCGCTTGGAGATTCAAATTTTTCATCAAGGGCAAGATGTTCGTAAGATCGTTTTTACCCCATTAAGTGAACGGTTTGAACAAATATGTGAGGAGATTTTTTCATGAAAGTATTAGCAATTGATACATCCAATTATGTATTAGGGGTTGCGTTACTGGAAGAAGATAAGGTTATCGGAGAGTATATTACAAATTTGAAAAAAAACCATTCCGTACGAGCCATGCCAGCCATTGAACATTTATTAAAAGATTGTGAAGTTACCCCAAAAGAGTTATCAAAAATTGTGGTAGCAAAAGGTCCTGGCTCCTATACTGGAGTACGTATTGGGGTGACTATTGCCAAAACACTTGCCTGGAGTTTAAATATCCCATTAGTTGGTGTTTCTAGTTTAGCTGTTTTAGCTTCTGCTGGAAGATATTTTAATGGGTTAATTGCTCCATTATTTGATGCACGAAGAGGGAACATCTATACAGGTTTATATCGTTATGAAAACGGACAATTGGTGACAGTGATTGATGATTGTCATATGTTAGCCGAAGAATGGGCAAAAATGATTGCTACCTATCATCAACCGGTGTTGTTTATAGGAAATGATGCTCCTATACATTTTAAGATGTTTAAACAAGTGTTAGGTGATAAAGCCATTATGGCGGAATTGACAGAGCATAATCCTCGTCCGGCTGAGTTAGGAAAGCTTGGGTTAAGCGCCAAAGAAGAGTCCGTTCATACGTTTACCCCGAATTACATTCGTTTAGCAGAAGCAGAGGCGAGATGGTTAGAGCAAGAAAAGAATAAGTGAGGAAAGTTCGATGAGCGATGTGATTTTTCGAACGATGACAATTGAGGATTTAGATGGTGTGATGGAAGTCGAGCGATTATCGTTTCCTTGTCCATGGAGTAGAGAATCGTTCGTTAATGAGTTAACCATTAACCATTTTGCCTCTTATACGGTAGCCGAATTCGAAGGAAAAATTATCGGTTATTGTGGTGTATGGATTATTGTTGATGAAGCGCACATAACAAACATTGCGATTCATCCACACTTCCGCGGAAGAAAAATTGGTGAAGCCTTGTTAATATATGTGATGAAGTTAGCGAAAGAAAAAGGGGCTTTTACGATGACCCTTGAGGTTCGAGTAAGCAATCATGTTGCGCAATCTTTATATCGAAAGTTAGGCTTTCAAAATGGCGGTATACGGAAAAATTACTACACTGATAATCAAGAGGATGCACAAATAATGTGGGTGAAATTATGAAAAACAATGATTTATTAGTACTTGGAATTGAAACAAGTTGTGATGAAACAGCGGCGGCTATTGTGAAGAATGGAAAAGAAATCGTATCAAATGTGGTGGCTTCCCAAATTGATAGTCATAAACGATTTGGAGGTGTCGTCCCAGAAATCGCTTCTAGACATCACGTCGAACAAATTACCATAGTAATCGAAGAGGCGTTACAACAAGCTGGTGTCAGTTTTGCAGATATTGATGCGATTGCTGTAACGGAAGGTCCCGGCCTTGTAGGTGCTCTATTAATTGGTGTCAATGCTGCAAAAGCTATTGCTTTTGCTCATCAAATTCCGCTTGTCGGCGTTCATCATATCGCAGGTCACATTTATGCGAATCAATTAATCACCGAGCTGCAATTTCCATTACTAGCATTAGTCGTATCTGGCGGTCATACAGAACTCGTTTTAATGGAAGAGCATGGAACATTCAAAGTCATTGGTGAAACACGCGATGATGCCGCAGGTGAAGCATATGATAAGGTCGCCCGGACCTTACAACTTCCATACCCAGGAGGTCCCCATATTGACCGCTTAGCTCATGAAGGTACCCCAACCATTGACTTCCCACGGGCTTGGTTAGAAGAGGGATCGTATGATTTTAGCTTTAGCGGCTTAAAATCAGCGGTAATTAATACATTGCACAATGCGAAGCAAAAAGGAGAAACGCTCGATCCAAAAGACGTTGCTGCCAGTTTCCAAGCTAGCGTTGTGGATGTGTTAGTGACTAAAACGGTCCAAGCGGCCAAGGAATATGGCGTTAAACAGGTGGTGTTGGCAGGAGGAGTAGCTGCCAATAAAGGTCTCCGTCATGCATTAGAGCAAGAATTTGACACATTACCGATTCAATTAGTGATTCCGCCATTATCCCTATGTACAGACAATGCGGCGATGATTGCAGCCGCAGGAAGTGTATTGTTCGAACAAGGGAAGCGTTCGGCGCTTGATATGAATGCGCATCCAGGATTGGATTTAGAAACGTTTCATAATAAGAAATAAAAATCTATCGGGTTTAAACCGATAGATTTTTTTATTTCCACAACATTACACAATGGTGTTTTAGAAATTTTAACAAAATAAAGCACAATTTGTGGATAATTTGTTGATAAATATTAAGTTTAAACAAGAGGTAAACTTAAAATTATTGTGTATTTTGTGGATAAATACGAATAATTTTGTGGATAATGTGGAAAAGTTTTAAAAAAACCTTCATTTCAATCAACCAAATGTGAATAAATATGTGTATGATTGTGGGGAAGTTGTGAATAAAAAGTCAGCTAGCCTTGTCTGTTTGGCTAGCTGTTTTTACTAATGAACTTATTCGGCAAGTACGGTCCATTCATTCATTAATTCGTCCACTTTCGCTTTCATTTCTTCAATTTCTTTGTTAATACATGCCGATTTTTCGTGATTTTGATACACTTCAGGTTGACATAGCTCTTCTTCTTTTAGCGCAATTTTTTCCTCTAGAAGGTTAATTTCTTTTTCAATTTCTTCTATTCTTCGTTGACGTTGTCGCTCTTGACGTTTCGCTTCTTTTTCTTGTTCATAGGAACGTGTGCTCTTTTGGGTTTCTACTTTCATGCTAGATGTGTCTATTGAGGCTAACTCTTCTAGCTCTTGTTTCTTTTCTAAGTAATAGTCGTAGTCACCTAAATATTCTTCTATTCCCTCTGACGAAAGCTCCCACACTTTTGTCGCAAGGCGATTAATAAAATAACGGTCGTGAGAAACAAACAAAATCGTTCCAGGGTAATTTAATAGCGCTAATTCGAGCACTTCTTTACTATCAAGGTCTAAATGGTTGGTCGGCTCGTCTAATACAAGGAAATTCGCTTTCTTTAGCATCAGCTTAGCTAAAGCTAACCGTGCTTTTTCTCCACCGGAAAGGGAGGAGACAGGTTTTAACACGTCATCACCAGAAAATAAAAAGTTCCCTAAAACCGTTCGAATATCTTTTTCCGTCATCGTTGGGTAGTCGTCCCATAATTCATTTAACACCGTTTTATTCGAATGCAAGTCTGCTTGCTCCTGATCGTAATAACCGATGGTGACATTAGCGCCGAACGTGATGTCCCCTTGAAGTGGAGCTAGTTTTTGGACCACCGTTTTTAACAAGGTTGATTTTCCGACACCGTTTGGACCGACAAGGGCAATGCTTTCTTGTCGGGTAATGTGTCCATTAATGGAAGTAGAAAGGGCTTTGTCATCATAGCCAATCGTGATATTGGAAAGTTTTAACACTTCATTACCACTTTGGCGCTTAATATCGAACGAGAAGGACGCTGCTCCATCATCAAGATGAGGTTTTTCTAGTAAGGTCATTTTTTCTAATTTTTTTCGCCGACTTTGGGCCCGTTTTGTTGTTGAAGCCCGAGCAATATTTCGTTGAATAAAATCTTGTAGACGAGCAATTTCATCTTGTTGCTTTTCATATTGTTTTTTCTCTTGCTCGTATTTTTCTGCCCGTTGGATTAAATATTGACTATAATTTCCTTCATATTTATAAATTTGATGACGGGAGATTTCATACACACGATTAACGACTTTATCTAAAAAGTACCGATCGTGAGAAACGATTAAAATGGCTCCCGTATAATTTTGTAAATATTGCTCTAACCACGATAAGGTTTCGATGTCTAAATGGTTGGTCGGCTCGTCCAATATTAAAATATCCGGCTTTGTTAATAGTAATTTTCCAAGTGCAAGACGAGTTTTTTGTCCTCCACTAAGAGTAGCGATACTTGTGTTATAATCGTATTGATGAAAATTCAAACCGTGTAAGACGGAGCGAATATCCGCTTCAATTTGATAACCACCTGCATCTTTAAAACGAACTTGTAATTGGTCGTACTCTTTTAATAGCTTTTGATAGGCGGTTTCGTTTTCATAGATAGATGAATCAGCCATTTTTTGTTCCATTCGTCTGAGCTCTTGTTCCATTTCTTTTATATGTGAGAACACGGTCATCATTTCGTCCCAGATGGAAAGTTCCGATTCCAGTCCGGTATGCTGTGCTAAATAACCAATAGTTACGTCCTTTGGTTTTACAATTTCTCCAGCATCGTAGGATAAATGACCGGCAATGATTTTTAAAAGTGTCGATTTTCCAGCTCCGTTGCGACCAACAAGTGCGATTCGATCTTTTGATTGAATTTCTAATTTTACATTCGAAAAAATGAGATCTGCACCGAAATATTTACTGAGTTGGTTTACTTGTAATAAAATCACTTCATCTCACCTCTATACGTCATAGAGTAAGTGTAACTTATTTTTCAAGAATTCGGCAACGGTCCTACTCGGGACAATTCATAAAAAATAGTGTATCATGAGAAGTATGGAATTTTATGGTGTGAACAAAGGTTAAACAAACGTTTGATTAAATTCGTTATCCATATAATCAAAAAATGGAAGCGTTCACATGAGTTTAGTTTAAATGATATAGAAATGGTGAGGGAGAGATTATGAATCAAGAATCAATAAAAATACCGCAAGCAACTGCCAAACGTTTACCACTGTATTATCGTTTTTTAAAAAATTTATCAGCCTCTGGAAAGCAACGCGTATCATCAGCGGAGTTAAGTGAAGCGGTGAAAGTCGATTCAGCCACCATTCGTCGTGATTTTTCGTATTTTGGGGCGTTAGGAAAAAAAGGGTATGGATATAATGTAAATTACTTGCTTTCCTTTTTTAGTAAAGCATTGGATCAAGATGAAGTTACAAAAGTCGCACTTATCGGTGTCGGTAATTTAGGTACGGCGTTTTTAAACTATAATTTTTTAAAAAACAATAATACAAAAATCCATGTTGCGTTCGATATTGATGAGAAAAAGGTAGGAACCCATATTGGTGATGTGCCTGTCTATCACCTTGATGAATTGGAAAAACGTTTGCTACAGGATGAGATTCAAGTAGCGATTCTTACTGTTCCGGCTAATGTCGCGCAACCGATTACTGACCGATTAGTAAAAGCAGAAGTAAAGGGAATACTAAACTTTACTCCGGCTCGATTAAATGTGCCATCATCGATTCGTATTCACCATATTGATTTAGCAGTTGAGTTGCAATCGCTCGTTTACTTTTTAAAGAACTTTCCAATGACTGATGAAAATGACACGGAACCGTCACAAGAAGCTGTGAAATCAGAATAGAAAAAACGGCTTGTTTTCGGTATGATTAATATTGAGGGAG from Bacillus sp. (in: firmicutes) includes the following:
- the tsaE gene encoding tRNA (adenosine(37)-N6)-threonylcarbamoyltransferase complex ATPase subunit type 1 TsaE; the encoded protein is MKQYEIISHSLEETKSLAKTLATYLKPGDVLTLEGDLGAGKTTFTKGLAEGLGITKTVNSPTFTIIKEYHGNLPLYHMDVYRLEDTFEDLGFDEYFEGDGVTVVEWAHLIEEQLPDNRLEIQIFHQGQDVRKIVFTPLSERFEQICEEIFS
- the tsaB gene encoding tRNA (adenosine(37)-N6)-threonylcarbamoyltransferase complex dimerization subunit type 1 TsaB; the protein is MKVLAIDTSNYVLGVALLEEDKVIGEYITNLKKNHSVRAMPAIEHLLKDCEVTPKELSKIVVAKGPGSYTGVRIGVTIAKTLAWSLNIPLVGVSSLAVLASAGRYFNGLIAPLFDARRGNIYTGLYRYENGQLVTVIDDCHMLAEEWAKMIATYHQPVLFIGNDAPIHFKMFKQVLGDKAIMAELTEHNPRPAELGKLGLSAKEESVHTFTPNYIRLAEAEARWLEQEKNK
- the rimI gene encoding ribosomal protein S18-alanine N-acetyltransferase — protein: MSDVIFRTMTIEDLDGVMEVERLSFPCPWSRESFVNELTINHFASYTVAEFEGKIIGYCGVWIIVDEAHITNIAIHPHFRGRKIGEALLIYVMKLAKEKGAFTMTLEVRVSNHVAQSLYRKLGFQNGGIRKNYYTDNQEDAQIMWVKL
- the tsaD gene encoding tRNA (adenosine(37)-N6)-threonylcarbamoyltransferase complex transferase subunit TsaD, which gives rise to MMKNNDLLVLGIETSCDETAAAIVKNGKEIVSNVVASQIDSHKRFGGVVPEIASRHHVEQITIVIEEALQQAGVSFADIDAIAVTEGPGLVGALLIGVNAAKAIAFAHQIPLVGVHHIAGHIYANQLITELQFPLLALVVSGGHTELVLMEEHGTFKVIGETRDDAAGEAYDKVARTLQLPYPGGPHIDRLAHEGTPTIDFPRAWLEEGSYDFSFSGLKSAVINTLHNAKQKGETLDPKDVAASFQASVVDVLVTKTVQAAKEYGVKQVVLAGGVAANKGLRHALEQEFDTLPIQLVIPPLSLCTDNAAMIAAAGSVLFEQGKRSALDMNAHPGLDLETFHNKK
- a CDS encoding ABC-F family ATP-binding cassette domain-containing protein — its product is MILLQVNQLSKYFGADLIFSNVKLEIQSKDRIALVGRNGAGKSTLLKIIAGHLSYDAGEIVKPKDVTIGYLAQHTGLESELSIWDEMMTVFSHIKEMEQELRRMEQKMADSSIYENETAYQKLLKEYDQLQVRFKDAGGYQIEADIRSVLHGLNFHQYDYNTSIATLSGGQKTRLALGKLLLTKPDILILDEPTNHLDIETLSWLEQYLQNYTGAILIVSHDRYFLDKVVNRVYEISRHQIYKYEGNYSQYLIQRAEKYEQEKKQYEKQQDEIARLQDFIQRNIARASTTKRAQSRRKKLEKMTLLEKPHLDDGAASFSFDIKRQSGNEVLKLSNITIGYDDKALSTSINGHITRQESIALVGPNGVGKSTLLKTVVQKLAPLQGDITFGANVTIGYYDQEQADLHSNKTVLNELWDDYPTMTEKDIRTVLGNFLFSGDDVLKPVSSLSGGEKARLALAKLMLKKANFLVLDEPTNHLDLDSKEVLELALLNYPGTILFVSHDRYFINRLATKVWELSSEGIEEYLGDYDYYLEKKQELEELASIDTSSMKVETQKSTRSYEQEKEAKRQERQRQRRIEEIEKEINLLEEKIALKEEELCQPEVYQNHEKSACINKEIEEMKAKVDELMNEWTVLAE
- a CDS encoding redox-sensing transcriptional repressor Rex; its protein translation is MNQESIKIPQATAKRLPLYYRFLKNLSASGKQRVSSAELSEAVKVDSATIRRDFSYFGALGKKGYGYNVNYLLSFFSKALDQDEVTKVALIGVGNLGTAFLNYNFLKNNNTKIHVAFDIDEKKVGTHIGDVPVYHLDELEKRLLQDEIQVAILTVPANVAQPITDRLVKAEVKGILNFTPARLNVPSSIRIHHIDLAVELQSLVYFLKNFPMTDENDTEPSQEAVKSE